The genomic segment ACAATTAATGCCACCTGTTATGGGAGCAGCAGCTTTTATTATTGCTGAGTTCTTAGGTTTAGCCTATACAGATGTTATCTTTGCAGCATTTATTCCTGCTTTTGTTTCATACTTTGCACTATTTTATATTGTTCATCTAGAAGCATTAAAACTTGGTCTTAAAGGAATGAATGATGAAGATTTACCTCCAAAATGGAAAACATTTATTACTGGTATTCATTATTTAGTCCCTATTTTCTTCCTTCTCTACACCCTTATGGTATTAAGAGAATCTGCAGCAAGTGCTGCTTTTAATGCAATTATGTTATTGATGTTATTAATGGTTGTTCAACATCCATTTAGAGCTATATTAGCAAAAGAAAAAATGACACGAGACATTATGTTATCTGGTTTTGTTGATATTCTTGCAGGTATGATTGCAGGTGCACGAAATATGATTCCTATTGCTGTTGCTACTGCATTAGCAGGTATTGTTGTTGGTTCTATTACATTAACAGGATTAGGACAAGTATTATTAGATGTTATTGAAACACTGTCAGGTGGAAATATCTTTATAATTCTAATTTTAGCAGGACTTATTTCACTTATTTTAGGGATGGGTCTTCCTACAACTGCAAATTATATTGTAATGGCATCATTAACCGCACCAGTAATTTTAATCCTTGCACAAGAGAATGGATATTTAATTCCAGCTATTGCAGCACACCTATTTGTATTTTACTTTGGTATTCTTGCAGATGATACCCCACCAGTTGGACTGGCTGCATATGCAGCAGCTGGTATTGCAAAAGCAGATCCAATTAAAACAGGTATTCAAGGATTTAAATATGATATTAGAACAGCAATTCTTCCATTTATGTTCTTCTTCAACCCAGAATTACTATTAATTTCAGGAGTTGATGCACTTAATCCAGCTGATCCTAAAGGATGGATTTGGATTACAAATCCACTTGAAATAGCCACAATATTTATTACAGCATTTATTGGAATGATGGCATTTTCTTGTTTTACTCAAGGATATTTTATAACAAAAACAAATATTATAGAAAGATTTATATTTTTAGGAGTAGTTCCATTTATGTTCTTACCTAAAATAATGGGAGATTATTTTCATCTTCCATCTCACTATTTATCTTATGTTATTGGATTAGGTATCTTTGCACTTATATACCTCATTCAAAAAGCTAAAATGAAAGCACAAACAGTATCACCAAGTGAAGTAGAGTTATAAAAAAGCGCATAATGCGCTTTTTTATTTTATTTAATTTTTAGTCTATATTTTTATTTTTTTACTAAAGGCTTTTCGATTATGTAGCCATAACCTTTATGAGAAATGATAAAATCATCATCTTTAACTTTATCTTTTAATCTTTTCATAACTGTTCTAAAAGCAGAATCATTAGTATTAATATCATCCCATACAATTTCTTTAAACTTCTCAACAGGGACAACCTCTCCTATTTTTTCAATTAGAACTTTTAAAATATCTAATTCTTTTTTAGAAAGTTTTACAATATTCTCTTCATTGTAAAGTTTGTCATTGACTTTATTATATGTATAAATTTTATTTAAAACAAGTAAGTCATTTTCTTCTGATGAAACAGCATTATCTGCTAATACTTCTTCTTTTGCTTTTTTAAGCATTTCCATCATATTATCAATATTAAGAGGTTTTACAAAATATCCAAGAACCCTTAGATTAATCAATTTTAGTAAATCATCTTCATTCTTATGTGCACTTACAATAATAAATCTTTGATTAGGTACAAGATTTCTAATATCATCAATCATTGATATACCATCTTTATTTGGCATTTTTAAATCAGTAAGAACCAAATCAAACTGTTTATTATCATTAAAATTGGTTTTAAATATAGAACTTGCTTCTTCACCATCGCAGGCTACAACAACTTCATCGAAAATTGTATTCAAATAAAATGAAAGAGTTTTTCTAGCAACATCTTCATCTTCTACTAATAAAACCCTTGTAGAGTAATTTTTCATGTCTTTATTTCCCGATATTTATTTTGCAAGATTATATCAAAAAAGTTATTTTAAAGTGGTAAATTAATGATAAAAGTAATCCCGTCCTTAATGTTTTTAACATTTATATTACCATTCATATTTTTTTCAATAATTGTTTTTGCCATATAAAGACCTATTCCTGTACCCTGATTTTCGAACTTTGTAGTAAAGTAAGGTTCAAACATACGTTCTTTTATTTTAGGTGAAACCTCACCACAATTATTAGAAAGTTTGATAATGGCTAAATCGTCTCTTTCTTTTTCAATAATAATATTTACCTCAGGAGAAAAATCAATAGTTTTCTTTTTTATAATAGCTGCATCACTTGCATTATTCAATATATTTAAAATAACTTGTTGAAATTCATTTTTATAATTTACAGTTTCAATTTCATCTCCAAGAATATTTAATATAATTCCACTTTCTTCAAACTGAGTATCAATTATTTTTGAACTTTGAATTATTGCTTCTTTTATATCAAATTTAATTTTATCTTTTGTTGGTTGATAAAAATTCCTAAAATCATCAATTGTTTGAGACATATAATCTATTTGTATTTTAGTATCTTTTATAATATCATCTAATTCATTTTTTGAAAGTTCTCCATAATTATCCCTAATAAAATGTGTTAATAGATTGATATTATTTAAAGGTTGTCTCCATTGATGAGCAATATTTCCGAGCATCTCTCCCATAGCTGCAAGTTTACTTTGATGTACTAAAAGTCTATCTTTCTCAGTATTTTTAGCAACTTCATCTTGAATTTTTAATGTTAATTCTTCTTCATGTAATTTCATTCTTGTAATATCATTTATATATCCATAAAGATGTGTGATATTTCCAAAATCATCTTTTAGAAAAATAGTTCTATTAAATACCCATCTTATTTCACCATCTTTATCTTTTACTCTATGTACTTGAGTGAAAGATTTCTTATCATTTCTAATTGCTTCTTGAATATCATTTTTAAAATTTTCTAAATCATCTTCATGAATAAACTCAAAATATTTTATATTACCTTTCTCAAAATCATCAACATCATAGCCGTATGAATTTATACTTTTTGAAGTGTATTGAACTGAGAACTCTTCATCATTTTTCCATTTAAAAATTACTATTCTTCCATATTCAACAAGTAAATCAACATATTGAAGTTCTTTTGTCAATTTTTTTCTTTGTTCAATATCCATAGACATCATTAACATACGTTTTAGCTTTCTTTCTTTATCTTCAAAAGCTTTACCTCGAACTAAAATCCATTTATAGTTATTTGATTTATCTTTTATTCTATATTCAGCTATATAATGATCACTCTTACCTTTAAAATGCTCTTTTAATCTTTTTTCAACACTTTCTCTATCATCAACATGAATTAGGTCTAACCACTCATCTAATGTATTTACATCACCATTTTTATAGCCAAACATATCTAACCATTTTCTAGAAAAATATATTTGTTTAGTTTTTAAATCAATATCCCACAACCCATCATTTGAAGCAATAATAGCTAATTCATATCTATCTTTCCATTTTTTATATAAAATATTTTTTGTTTCTAATCTTTTATTATATCTATGAAAAATTTTATTTATAAATTTAGAAAAAATAATAGAAGCTACTATTAAAAAAAATGCTATTAACATTACAATCGCAATTGCAATAGATAGTTTTGAATTGTACTCATATTCAAGAGTTGAAACTTTTGAAGGAAAAGCATAACTTTTAACAGAAACTAAGAAGTTATATTTTGTAAAATTATATATATTTGAAGACTTTTGCACGTCTTCATTTTTTTTATATTTTCTTAAAATTTCATTTGAACTATTTAATCTATCCTTTTCTAAAATATATTTAGCATTGAGTCTTTGTCCTTTATTATAATAATTGTAAACATATCCTAAATCATAATCATAGAACCAAAAATAGCTTTCACTATAATATTTACTTTTCTGTACAATTGAATTTAGTATCGCATCTCTTGTAGAATCTTTCATATCATCTATCTTTGAAAATGCTCCTAAAAACCAATTTTTATTCTCTATATTTTTAAAATAACTTAATCTAATTTTGTTCTTTTGATTATCAATCCAATAAATTAAATTATCATCACCTATATATAGAATACTTTTTAACATGTGATATTGAAAATTACTTAACTCTAATTTTGAGTTGGTAATTACTTTTAAATAGTTAATAATATTTTCACCATAAAAAATATTGAAACTTGTTTTATCAAAAATTACAAATTCTAAATTAGTATGCTCTTCTATACTCTTTAATTCACTTTTTAAACTTTTAAAATCTATATCTTCATTTGCATATTTAATATATCCACTTAATTGTAATACAGCTTGATTTAAACTAAATTCTTCTTTATCAAAAGCTGCACTTGCAGTTGATTTTATATCATCTACATATTGATTTAAAATTAGCTTTTGATTAAATGTTTCTTCTTGTGAGAATAGTTTGATCTCATTATTTTTATTAAATTCTAATATAAATATAATGACAATAATTGATAAAGCTGAACTTATAAAAACAAAGACTAAAGGAGTAAATACTAGCTGTTTTCTAATATCAGAAAGTGTATAGAATTTTCTTTTTTTTAAAAACATTAATAAAACACCTTTGTTAAATAAAGACCATATGGACTAGCAGGAATCCTAAAAACACGTTTTTCTTTTTTTAGTTGTGCTTTTAAGTCTTCAATTGATAATTTACCTTCACTAAGTTTTAGTAAACTTCCAACCATTAGCCTTATTTGTGACCTTAAATAAGAGTTCGCTACAAACTTAAAAACATAAATATCTTTGTATTTATAAAATTTTGCATCAAATACAATTCTAACTGTATTATCTTTATCACTACCTTTCTTATGAAAATATTCAAAATCATGTGTTCCAATAAAACAACTTATAGCTTCTTTTATTTTTTCTTCATCTATTTTTTCATAAAAAGATATATACTTAGAATTAAAAACACTTAACTCTTGTTGCGTAACTATATAACGATAAACTCTTTTTTTCGCATGAAATCTTGAATGAAATGAATCTTCAACTTCAACTATCTTTTTTATTTTTATAGAATCAGGAAGATGTTTATTCATTATAGATTTAAGTTTATTTAAATTTTTCCAAAATGCAGGTAGCTGGCAATTAAAAACTTGCCCTGTAGAATGAACATCTCTATCTGTTCTACCACTTAAAATTATTTTAGTATTAATATTTATAGATTTAAAAGCTTCTTGTAATTTATCTTCTACACTTAAACCATTAGGCTGTGTTTGTGAACCTAGATATGAAGTACCATCGTAAGATATTGTAAATTTTGCATTCATTCTAATACTGCTGTTTTATACTTCTTATATAAATGAAATATGTACCAACAAGCCAAGATATTGGAACAATATAAAGAGAATGCAGTAAAATATTTTCTGTTACTGTTTCCATCAAAATATAATACACAACCACAG from the Arcobacter sp. LA11 genome contains:
- a CDS encoding PAS domain-containing protein: MFLKKRKFYTLSDIRKQLVFTPLVFVFISSALSIIVIIFILEFNKNNEIKLFSQEETFNQKLILNQYVDDIKSTASAAFDKEEFSLNQAVLQLSGYIKYANEDIDFKSLKSELKSIEEHTNLEFVIFDKTSFNIFYGENIINYLKVITNSKLELSNFQYHMLKSILYIGDDNLIYWIDNQKNKIRLSYFKNIENKNWFLGAFSKIDDMKDSTRDAILNSIVQKSKYYSESYFWFYDYDLGYVYNYYNKGQRLNAKYILEKDRLNSSNEILRKYKKNEDVQKSSNIYNFTKYNFLVSVKSYAFPSKVSTLEYEYNSKLSIAIAIVMLIAFFLIVASIIFSKFINKIFHRYNKRLETKNILYKKWKDRYELAIIASNDGLWDIDLKTKQIYFSRKWLDMFGYKNGDVNTLDEWLDLIHVDDRESVEKRLKEHFKGKSDHYIAEYRIKDKSNNYKWILVRGKAFEDKERKLKRMLMMSMDIEQRKKLTKELQYVDLLVEYGRIVIFKWKNDEEFSVQYTSKSINSYGYDVDDFEKGNIKYFEFIHEDDLENFKNDIQEAIRNDKKSFTQVHRVKDKDGEIRWVFNRTIFLKDDFGNITHLYGYINDITRMKLHEEELTLKIQDEVAKNTEKDRLLVHQSKLAAMGEMLGNIAHQWRQPLNNINLLTHFIRDNYGELSKNELDDIIKDTKIQIDYMSQTIDDFRNFYQPTKDKIKFDIKEAIIQSSKIIDTQFEESGIILNILGDEIETVNYKNEFQQVILNILNNASDAAIIKKKTIDFSPEVNIIIEKERDDLAIIKLSNNCGEVSPKIKERMFEPYFTTKFENQGTGIGLYMAKTIIEKNMNGNINVKNIKDGITFIINLPL
- the truA gene encoding tRNA pseudouridine(38-40) synthase TruA, whose translation is MNAKFTISYDGTSYLGSQTQPNGLSVEDKLQEAFKSININTKIILSGRTDRDVHSTGQVFNCQLPAFWKNLNKLKSIMNKHLPDSIKIKKIVEVEDSFHSRFHAKKRVYRYIVTQQELSVFNSKYISFYEKIDEEKIKEAISCFIGTHDFEYFHKKGSDKDNTVRIVFDAKFYKYKDIYVFKFVANSYLRSQIRLMVGSLLKLSEGKLSIEDLKAQLKKEKRVFRIPASPYGLYLTKVFY
- a CDS encoding response regulator transcription factor, which codes for MKNYSTRVLLVEDEDVARKTLSFYLNTIFDEVVVACDGEEASSIFKTNFNDNKQFDLVLTDLKMPNKDGISMIDDIRNLVPNQRFIIVSAHKNEDDLLKLINLRVLGYFVKPLNIDNMMEMLKKAKEEVLADNAVSSEENDLLVLNKIYTYNKVNDKLYNEENIVKLSKKELDILKVLIEKIGEVVPVEKFKEIVWDDINTNDSAFRTVMKRLKDKVKDDDFIISHKGYGYIIEKPLVKK
- a CDS encoding TRAP transporter permease translates to MAIYEEKPHTLDELEQEQIDEAENVLNELEGQRVFGKEHYEFWMISIIALLWSLFQLYIVIEPTNSTISRSIHLSFALTLAFMIYPMMKKPYFLTKIRWFGYMFAAIGLCTAGYIAYAFEELAERPGDYTNYDIIIALVGIVILLEAGRRVLGLALSIIAILFISYDMLGPYMPELIIHKGASLNKLAGHMFLTTEGIFGVPLGVSTGFVFLFVLFGSLLDKAGAGEYFINLAFAMLGKFRGGPAKASVVASGFTGIMSGSSIANTVTTGTFTIPLMKRTGFRPEQAGAVEVAASTNGQLMPPVMGAAAFIIAEFLGLAYTDVIFAAFIPAFVSYFALFYIVHLEALKLGLKGMNDEDLPPKWKTFITGIHYLVPIFFLLYTLMVLRESAASAAFNAIMLLMLLMVVQHPFRAILAKEKMTRDIMLSGFVDILAGMIAGARNMIPIAVATALAGIVVGSITLTGLGQVLLDVIETLSGGNIFIILILAGLISLILGMGLPTTANYIVMASLTAPVILILAQENGYLIPAIAAHLFVFYFGILADDTPPVGLAAYAAAGIAKADPIKTGIQGFKYDIRTAILPFMFFFNPELLLISGVDALNPADPKGWIWITNPLEIATIFITAFIGMMAFSCFTQGYFITKTNIIERFIFLGVVPFMFLPKIMGDYFHLPSHYLSYVIGLGIFALIYLIQKAKMKAQTVSPSEVEL